In the Halorubrum ruber genome, AGGCATCTGTCGCCTACGGAAGATCTTCTGCTGACTCATAACGATATGGGATACACTCCATGGGTGTAGTAGAGCGACCCGGGGTGACACGGGATGTCTCGTGTCCCCGGCGGGTCGTGTGCGGTAACAGAGGTAGACAACCCATGGAACGACGCAAATTTGTGGTCGGGCTGGGCGCATTGGCAACTGGAAGCGCGGCGGCGACGGGAACGGGCGCGTTCTCACAGGCAAGCGCATCACGTGGTGTGAGCGTTTCAGTCGTCTCGGACAATAGTGCGTTCGCGACGCTGCTTGCGAATGATTCAGGCCTAGAGAACTCGGAGTACGCCGAACAGCAGAACGGTAAACTCGAGTTACGGTTTAATGAGAATGCGGATGTAAACAGTGGTGGCTTCCTTTCCGATGGGACGGGCCTCAGCACTGACTCGGAGTACTTCTTTGACAACGTGTTCGGATACGGCTCGCGGATCGGCGACAGTGTGACGGCCGAGATCGACTGGAGTGGACTCGATAACCCAGAACACTTCGTATTCTACGATATACCCCAGCAGGGTCGACCAACTGAGGTCAACCCTGACGGGGACTACACTGAGGGATTCCCCGGTACCGGTAGCGGCTCGTACGTCGGAGTCGGAGTTGGTATAGATACGACCGGAGCCGACCTTGGAAGCGAATGGGAGACCGGAACGGTTGAAATCACGTTCGAGAACTAAAATCCTACGAGCCGGACCCGGACACGCGCGTGACCGCTCTGATGTAGGAGTTCGGGGACCGCGAGGTCGGTATCGGCGCGACCGTCACCCTAATCGGACTGGTGACTTTTTTGAAGATTATTAACAGAGAACCACCGACAGCGATACGTCTCGGTATACTGCGAGGCTGTCGGCACCCCAAAACCCAGACCCGTCCCGAGCATCGAGTCGTTGGAGTCGTTTGAGTAACGACTATTACGGCTCGTGAGAGAGGCCTCGGTATGGTATCGCCCCTCCCGCTATCAGAGCAACAAAAGGAACGAATGCGGCGCGGCCGAGTCAGTTCCGGGGTCGCGACCGACGAAGCGGACATCGACGAGATGCTCTACGGCTGAGTTCGGGCGTCGATCTACTCCTCGCTGTTATTTTTCTCGTCGGTCTCACCTTCGGCCCGCAACGTCTCGTCCGCGAACTCCCGGATTCGCTTCTTCTCCTCGGCGCTCACGTCGACCGCCTGCGCGCTCTCGATCTGGCCGTTCACGACCGCGTTCTGCTGCGGGCCCCACACCTCCGGCGGCTGCGCGTTGATGTACTCGGCCCACCGGATCACCTGCTCGTAGCGGGGCGGTCGCTCGGGACTGTCGTCACTTCCGGCCGAGCCCTCTTCAGGCGTTCGTGAGTCGCTCATAGCGGTCCTCGACGTCGAGTCGTTCGACCCACGTTTCGAGCCGGTCGCGGGAAAGCGTTGCTCCGAAGACGGTGTAGAGGTGTGCGGCGTCTTCGAGATCGGTGCGACCGCCGAGCGAGAGCTTGTACGCGATCTGGAGTTCGGGCGGCCCGATGGGGACCGTCTCGCCGCCGACGTGCGCGTCGATCGCGTTCGCAAGCGAGGCGCGGTCGAACTCGTCGTTCGGGAACTTCACTTCGAGATGTGGCGTCATTTCGCCGTCCGGCGCGACCCAGATGTTCGTCCCGCTGGCGAGGTTCTCGTACGTATTCGAGAGCGGCATCGCCGGTCCCCAGTACCCCTCGCGCTCCAGTTCGGCGACGAGGTCGTCGATCCGTTCCGATGAGCAGCGCTCGATGAACACGTCGACGTCTTCGGTCGAACGCGACCGCCCAGCAAGGATGGCCACGTAGCCCGCGACGAAGACGTGGCCGATGTCGAGTCGCGAGAGCACTTGAGAGAACTCGAGCGCGAGCTCGTCGAGGCGATTGGGCTCGCGGTCGACGACGAGTCCGCGATCGGTGAGGTCGACGCCGCCCATACGCGGTCGTTGATTCGGCCCCGGTTAAATCTCCGCTTCGATCTGAAAGCTCTCAGAGTCCGAGCTTGAAACGAAACGTCCGGCCCCGAACCGACCCGTGCCGGGTCAGAACAGCCCGGGGACGAGGACGTAGCTCAGGAGCATCCCGAACAGCCCGGCGAACAGCGCGAACAGGGCCATCGGGACGATCGCCTTGCGGAGCAGGTCGCCCTCGCGGCCGGTGATTCCGACGACGCCGCAGATGGCGGCGACGTTCAGCACGGAGACCATGTTACCGAGGCCGCCGCCGACGTTCTGGAGGCTGACGACGATCGTCCGCGAGAGCCCGACCGTCTCGGCGGCGTTGTACTGGAGCACGCTGAAGAGGATGTTCGAGGAGGTGTTGCTCCCGGTCATGAAGGAGCCGATGGCGCCGATCCACGGCGAGATCATCGGGAGCAGGCCGCCCGCGCCGATCGCGAGCGCGCGGCTGAGCGCCTCCATCATGCCGAGGAGGCCCGCGGTGTTCGTCTGCGACTGGATCATCACCTGCGTCATCGACACGGCGATGATCAGCGTGAGCGCGGCGGGCGCGACCTGCTCGACCGACCGCCGCCACGCCGCCCCCATCTCGTCGAGGTCCATCTTGTGGATGAGGCCCGTGAGGACGGCGATGGGGATGAACGGCATCGTTCCGGGGAGGTAGAGGTACTGGAGCGTGTAGCCGAGCTCCGTGCCGAGGATCGAGTCGATGCCGACGGTGAAGCTCTGGATCCACGCCAGCACCCCGGTCCCGGCGACGGTGAGGTCGGGCCACCGGGTGACCAGCAGGGCGAGCGCGACGAGCAGGTACGGCGTCCACGCCAGCAGCACCGACATCTCCTTATTCGGCTGGTCGCGGGAGATCTCGTCGAGGTCGAGCCCCCCGAGCCAGGTGTCGCTCCACTGGGAGTCGCTCGGGAAGTCCCACTCGCGGTCGGGGACGAGGATGTTGTTGTTCGCGAGCAGGAGCCCGACGCCGAGGACGACGAACCCGGCCGCGATGTCGGGGAGCGCGGGGCCGACGAACCACGCTATCACCAGCTGCGTTCCGCCGGTGACGACGCCGAGCAGGAGCGCGAACGGGGCGATCGGGAGCGTGTCGCGGACGGCGCCGCCGAGGCTCCGGCCCCCGTCGGCGTCGCCGAACCAGTACGTGAGGAAGAACACGCCGAGCAGGCCCCAGAACACGTACGTCACCCCCGTGACGACGCCGGACCACGCGGAGACCATCGAGAGGAACTCGCCGACGCTCACCGAGCCCGACAGCGCCGGTTCGATGACCGCGCCGGTCCCGCCGATGACCGGCGTTCCGGCCGCGCCGAACGGCGGGTTCGGCGCGTTGAAGAAGAGGCCGAACACCGCGGCGGCCAGCGGCGGGAAGCCGAGGCCGATGAACAGCGGCGCGGCGAGCGCGCCCGGCGTCCCGAACCCGGCCGCGCCCTCGATGATGGTCATGAAGCCGAGCCCGATGAGCAGCACCTGAATGCGCCTGTCCTCCTCGATCTGCCCGAAGTACCACCGGATGGTGGCGATGGCGCCGCTCCCCTCGAGGTAGTTCATCAGGAGGATGGCACCGAAGACGATGAGGATGATGTCGACCGCCTGGAACGCGCCGTAGACGGCCGACGCGATCAGCCAGTCGAGCTCCATGCGCCAGTACGTGAGTCCGATTCCGCCCGCGAGCAGCCACCCGACTCCCATCGCGCGGGCGGCGGACCACCTGAGTCCGGCGAGCAGGACGAACGCGACGGCAATCGGAACCACGCCGACAAACGCCAGGGTGAGGACACTTGTCATAGGTATCTTCTTTGGGCGTACGTTTCCGTCCTACAACTGGCTATATGTAATTTTCTTTTTGACTGAGATTATCCACGGCGATCGGGACACCGGAACGCGGTGTGCCGCGTGATCAGTGACAAGTCAATTCGGCGCTTCAACGCCGCGGCGAGGAGCGTCACCTCCGCCGGGTACAGGTGGGCTTATGTGTCCCCCGACCGGATCCGCGATTATGGACGACCACTCGCACGAGCCCGACCCGGACAAGCGCGTGACCGCACCGATGCAGGAGTTCGGCAGCCGCGAGGTCGGTATCGGCGCGGCCGTCACGCTCGTCGGCCTGCTGATCGCGTACGCGGTTCCGTTCCTCGCGACGTTCTGAGCCGCCGCTCGGCGACTTTTGAATCGGACGGCGCCATTGAGATACCCAGCAGCTGGTAAATTTCCTCATCAGTACAGAGGTAGCGGCGAGCGATAGCGGGAGTGAGTATCGCAGATCGCCGGCCGCGATGTCGTATTTAAATAACCGTGAGCGGCGGCGACGAGTGCTTATAAAAAAGGGGTGCGGTGGCGCGTGCCGACGAGCGCCCGGAGGGCGGGAGTCGCACGCGCGAGGGACGCCGCGAACGCCCGCAGGGCGTGAGCGGCGAGGTTGGGGAGGCGTGAGGTGCGGTCGCTGTGTGGGGCGGGACTCAAAGGGGCAGCCGTGAGGGCGTCGTAGGCGACGTAAGCACCGCAGGAACGAGCGAAGCGAGTGACGAGGAGCGCAGCGAGCGTACGACGCCCTCACGGCTGGGGCTTTGGAGACACTCGCCGCGGTGGCGTCAGTCACTTATAAACAGCCGACAGCAACACCGCTATCCGCGTTATAAATGGCCTCACTCACGACGTACTACACCTACTCCCGCACTCGATCAAGAAGCACCGTTCAGCGAACAGCTGGTTCAGACGGTAATATGTCTGAAAAATAGGTGACAACCGAGCCAATCGTGCCCGACATCCCTACCGCGACGCGCTTACCGGGGGTACCAAGCGAGCGGGTGGTCCGCGGTGAGTTCCAAGGAGACCGGCTCGTCGAGGTCGAACTCCTCGACGTGGTTGTGGAGGCAGTGGACCGCCTCGCCGGAGTCGAGTTCGACCCGGTAGACGAAGGAAGGGCCGACGTACTGCCGCGAGGTGACGACGCCGTCGGCGAGCTCGGGGCTCGCGGGCGTCGCGCGGAGGTCGTCGGGCCGGACGAGCACGTCGACGGGCGCCCCGTCGTAGACGGTGTCGTACCCCTCCAGCGTCACGGCGTCGAAGCGCCCGATGCCGGTGTCGACCTTCCCGTCGCGGAGCTCGCCTTCGAGGAACGAGGCCCGCCCGAGGAAGGAGGCGACGAATTTCGACTCGGGGCGCTCGAAGACGGACTCGGGGCGGCCCACCTGTTCGATTTTCCCGTCGTTCATCACGGCGACGCGGTCGGAGATGGAGAGCGCCTCCTCCTGGTCGTGGGTGACCGAGACCGCGGTGACGCCGGCCGCCTTCAGGATGCGGCGCACCTCCTCGCGCATCTCCACGCGGAGGCGCACGTCGAGGTTCGAGAACGGCTCGTCGAGGAGGAGCACCTCGGGCTCGGGCGCCAGCGAACGAGCGAGCGCGACGCGCTGTTTCTGCCCGCCGGAGAGCTGGTCGGGCGTCTTCTCGCCGTGGTCGGTCATCTCGACCAGCTCCAGCAGCTCGTCGACGCGGGCCTCGCTTTCCTCCGCGTCGGCGTCGCCGAGCCCGAACGCGATGTTCTCGCGGACGGTGAGGTGGGGGAATAAGGCGAAGTTCTGGAAGACGATGCCCACGTCGCGCCGCTCCGGCGGGACGAACGACCCGTCGCCGGCGACCACCTCGTCGCCGAGCGCGATCTCCCCTTCCGTGGGCTCTTCGAGGCCCGCGATGGTGCGCAGCGTCGTCGTCTTGCCGCACCCGGAGGGGCCGAGGAACGTCAGCAGTTCGCCGGAGCGAACGTCGAGCGAGACGTCGTCGACGGCGGTCTCGGGCCCGAACGCCTTCGTGACGTCCGACAGCGACAGGACGGGGTCCGCGCCGGCGCTCGACTCGTCGTCGGAGGCGGCGCTCGCCCGGTGTTCGACCGCCGAGTCCTCCGAGCCCTCGGCCGTCGCGTCGTCCGACTCGGCCGAGCGCGTCGTGCCGACTGGTTCCGTGGATGCCATCGATGGGGGGCGGGCGCCGGGCGGACCGGCGTCCCGCGGTTGCCACCTCATACTTTAGGAGTACCTAAAAGCGTATCGCTCGCTCTCGCGGCATCGAAATCGGGAGATCGTGGGCGGCCGGCGTGTGCGGCTCGCCGCTCGCCCACCGCGTCGCGCCGGTTCAGGCGAGTTCGCGTTCGATCACGTCGCGGCGGTCGCGGACCGCATCGGCCGAGAGCGCGACCGACTCGTCGCCGACGGTGAGCGAGAGTGCCCCGTCCGTCGTCACGTCGCCGAGGCGGAAGACGGGGAGGTCGCCGACCGCGGCCGCGACCGCCTCGGGATCGGTCGTCTGGACGAGCAGGCGTCCGGGCGTCTCGTCGAAGGCCGCGACGCGGTCCGGAAGGGTCGTGTCGACGCCGGCGTCGTCGGTGATCAGCTCGGCGAGCGCGACCGCGAGCCCCCCCTCGCTCACGTCGTGGGCCGCGAGCGTCGACTCGTGGCGGGCGGCCGCCGCGAGCGACGCGACGAGGCCGCCGAGGTCGTCGGCGGCGCCGGACTCGTCGGGCAGCGTCGGGAACCGGTCGCTCCCGCCGGCGTGCGCGAGGTACTCGGAGCCGCCGAGCGCGTCGCCCCCGGCGCCGACGAGCAGCAGTTCGGAGTCGGCCGCGCGGTCGGCGTCGAGCGCGGCGGGCGGCGCGTCGTACCCCCGCGTCGTGCCCAGCACCGCGAGCGTCGGCGTCGGCGGGATCGGCCCCTCGACGCTGTCGTTGTACAGCGAGACGTTGCCGCCGACGACGGGCGTGTCGAGCGCGGCGCAGGCGTCCGCGAGGCCGTCGACGATCCCCTCGAAGGCGCCGTACACGTCCGGCTTCTCCGGGTTGCCGCCGTTGAGGCAGTCGACCGCGGCGAGCGGGACCGCGCCGGTCGCGGCGAGGTTCGTCGCGTTCTCCACGGCGACCGCGCGGGCGCCTTCGTACGGCGCGACCGCGGTCCACTTCGGGTTCGCACCGGAGGCGAGCGCGAGGCCGACGCCGTCGGCGGAGTCGTCGCTACCGGCGTCGTCCGCTCCGCCGCCGTCTTCCGGCTCCGTCTCTCGGATCGCCAGCAGCGCGGCGTCGTCGCCTGGCTTCACGGCCGTGCGCGTCCCGACCTCGTGGTCGTACTGGCGGTACACCCAGCGCTTGCTCGCGGTCGAGGGGGCCGAGAGGACGGCCGCGACCGCCTCGTCGAGCGGGGGCTCGTCGTCGGGCAGATCCCTGTCGGGCTCGCTCGGCGGCTCGCTCGCGAGGTCGTTCATCGGCGCGCCGTCGGCGAGGAACTCGGCGGGCGCGTCGACGACGACCTCGCGGTCGGCCGGGTCGGCGTCCGCGTCGCCCGCGAACTCGCAGACGTAGTTCCCGTCGGTCACCTCGCCGATGACGGAGCAGCCGAGGTCGAACCGCTCGGCGAGGGCGGCGACGCGGTCGACGTCGTCCGGATCGACCTCGTAGCACATCCGCTCCTGGCTCTCGGCGAGCAGGATCTCCATCGCGTTCATGTTCGGCTCGCGCTGGTGGACCCGGTCGAGGTCGATCCGCGCGCCGAGTCCGCCCTTCGCGACGAGCTCGGAGGAGGCGCCGCCGAGGCCGGCCGCGCCGAGGTCACGGGCGGAGAGCACGAGGTCCTCGTCCACGAGCGCCTCGTTACACTCGATCAGCCGCTTCTCGGCGTAGGGGTCGCCGACCTGAACCGCCGGGCGGTCCTCGGTCTCTGCGTCCTCCGCGAGGTCCTCGCTCGCGAAGGAGGCGCCGCCGAGCCCGTCTCGGCCGGTGCCGTTGCCGACGAGGACCAGCTTGTTGCCCGGCTCCTGTGCGGTCGCCGTGACGAGTCGGTCCTCGTTCGTGACACCGACGCAGGCGACGTTGACCAGGGGGTTGCCCTCGTAGCCGCCGTGGAAGGCGACGCTGCCGCCGACCGTGGGAACGCCGATACAGTTGCCGTAGTGGGAGATGCCCTCGACGACGCCCTCGAAGAGGTAGCGGGAGCGCTCGCGGTCGAAGCCGCCGAAGTACAGCGAGTCGAGGAGGCCGATCGGGTACGCGCCCATGCTCATCGTGTCGCGGACGATGCCGCCGACGCCCGTCGCTGCGCCGTCGAACGGGTCGACGAAGGAGGGGTGGTTGTGGCTCTCGACGCCGAACGTGACGTAGGTGTCGCCGTAGTCGTCGGCGTCGCGCTCGGCCGCGGGGGCGTCGGCCGCGTCGGGCTCGGGCAGCGCGAGGACCGCGGCGTCGTCGCCGGGGCCGACCACGACCTGGTCGCCCTCGCTGTCGAACGCCGACAGCAGGGGCCGCGAGGAGCGGTACGCGCAGTGCTCGCTCCAGAGGTTCTCGAACAGCGCGGCCTCGGCCGCCGTCGGCTCCCGACCGAGCTCCGCGGTCACGAGCTCGTGGTCCGCATCGGACAGACTCATTCACTTACGTGGTTACCGAGCCGGTTCTAATGCTTTTCTATACGCACGTTCGTGTTCATCAACGCGACCGCAACGCCGACGGGACGCGAGAGCGACCCGCGGTGTTGTGCGGTGGCGCGTGCCTGCGAGGCCGCCCCGCGGCCGAGCAGCACGCGCGAGGGACGCGGCGAACGCGAGCGGCGTAGCCGCGAAGCGTGAGCCGCGAGGCTGGGGAGGCGTGAGGCGCCGTGCGGAGCGGTGCGGGGTGGGACTCAAAGGGGCAGCCGTGAGGGCGTCGTAGGCGACGTAAGTAGCGTGGCGCTACGCGCCACGAAAAGCCGGCGGCGGAGCCGCCGGCGACACCGCAGGGAGCGAACGGAGTGAGCGACCGAGGAGCACAGCGAGCGTACGACGCCCTCACGGCTGGGGCTTTGGAGGAATTCGCCGCCGATCCGCTAGCAGTCATTTATAAACGAGCGGCTGGGTATTTGGCGGTGTTCGCCGCCAATCCACTGACAGTCATTTATAAACAGGCGGCTGGGGCTTTAGAGGAGTTCGCCGCCGATCCGTTAGCAGTCATTTATAAACGAACGCCTCGCGCCTCTGCGAGCATTTATAAGAGATAGGTCACCGCAACGAACACGACGACCGTTCCGGCGACGCCGAGCGCCATCGCCTTCGCGTTGAGCCGGACCGCCTTCTTCCGGTCGGCTGCGAGCGCCGCCTCGTTTTGAATCTCGTTCGCCCCGTCGCCCACGTCGAACACCCCCATCCCGGCGAAGCCGATACAGAAGCGCTCGCGGTACTGCAACGCCCCCATCGCCGCGCCGTACAACGGGACCACCGAGGCGATCAGCGCCCACCGCGGCCACGCGAGCGCGACGACCGCCGCGACGTAGACCGCCGCGACCAGCAGCGACCCGACGCCGAGGAGAAGCCGCCGTCGCTGTTGGGTCGGTCCGATGTTACACACGCCCGGTTGGTACTCCATACCCGCGGTGAGGGACGCGCGAGTAAAAGCCCTCCCGACGGCGGAACTGAGAGACCGGTCGCGCCGGTCCACCTCGCCGCGGTGGTAACCCTCAAAAGGGTTCCCGACGACCGTGTCGTGTGAAACGGATCCAGCTCGGCAACACCGTCTTCGAGGGCGCGAACGACGTCTACCTGCTCGACGGCGAGGCGACCGCGCTCGTCGACACCGGCGTGGCGCTCCCGGACGTGCGCGAGGAGTTGGTCGACGGCCTCGCCGAGTACGGTCGCTCGTTCGCCGACATCGACGCGGTCGTGCTCACTCACTGGCACCCGGACCACGCGGGGCTCGCCGGCGAGATTCAGGCCGAAGGCGGCGCCGACGTGTACGTCCACGAGGCCGACGCCGCACTCGTCGACGGGACGGAGACGCCGCTGTTCGCCGACCGCGACCTCCAGCGCGAGACGTTCGAGCGGTGGGGGATGCCCGACGCCGACCGGGAGCGCCTGACCGATTTCTTCGCCGCGGTCAGCACGGACCTCTCCGGCGAGCCCGCGGACGTGACGACGTTCGAAGACGGCGACGCGATCGAGGCCGGCGGCGTCGAGCTCGAAGCCCTCCACCTGCCGGGCCACACCGCCGGTCTCACCGGATTCGCGTTCGACCCCCGAACCGTCCCCGATCACGACCCCGTCGCCGGCGCGGACGCGACGGAAGAGGCCTTCACCGGCGACGCGCTGCTCCCGAAGTACACCCCCAACGTCGGCGGCGCGGACGTGCGCGTCGAGGGCGCGCTCGCCGCCTACGCCGAGAGCCTCGCGCGGATCGTCGCCCGCGACTTCGACGCGGCCCATCCCGGCCACCGGTGGCGGATCGACGAGCCGAGCCGGCGCGCGGCGACGATTCTCGACCACCACCGCCACCGGACCCGGCGAGTGATCGAGGTCCTCGCCGACCGAGAAGCCGCCACCGCGTGGGAGGTGTCGGCCGCGCTGTTCGGCTCGCTGGAGGATATCCACGTCCTCCACGGCCCCGGCGAGGCGTTCTCGCACCTCGACCACCTCGCGGACGCCGGCGTCGTCGAGCCCGACGGGACCGCGTACCGCCTCGTCGACCCCGACCCCGACGTCGACGCGCTGTTCCCGACGACGCCCCTCGACGACCTCGTGGACGGGAGCGACGACGCGTAGGGGAGCGGTCCGAGCCCCCTCGACGCGGCGCCGGGACCGCCCTCGCCGAAAGCTATTCCCGGCGGCCGGCGTATTCGGGGACGTGAAGCGGGACGCCATGGTCGCCGTCGCGGTCGCCCTCCTCGCCCTCGTCGCGCTCGGCGTCGCAGCGGCGACGCTGGACACCGCCGTCGACACGGGCAGCGGCGGGTTCGGCGGGGGCGGCGGCGACGCCCCGAGCGTCGGATCGGACACCGGAGACCCCGGAGTGCTCTCCCCGACGGGCGAGGCCGGCGAGTTCTCCGCGTCGGGGCTCTGTTTCCCGTCTCTGCGGGAGCCGCCGGCCGTGTTCGCGCTGCTCGTCGGACTGGCGCTGATGGCGGGGATCACCTATCGCGACACGGCGTCGGCGTTCGCGAGCGTCGCCGTCGCCGGCGTGATGGGCGCCCCGATCGCGGTCCTCTTCTGGGTGCTGTCGACGTGCCGCTCGGTGGCGCAGAGCATCTCCATCTCGCTCGGCACCGGCGGCAACGAGACGGGGATACTGCCGGGCGGCGCGGCCGGCGGGGGGTTCGGCAGCGGAGAGGGCGCGGCGTCGGCGCCGCAGATCCTGTTCGCGGTCGTCGTCGTCGCCGCGGTGATCGCGAGCGTCGCCGCGCTCCTCCTCGCCGGCGGCGACGACGAGGCGGACGGGGACGCGGGCGGTCGGCCCGACGAGGCGGACGAGGAGCCGCCGTCGCTCGACGCGATCGGCCGGACCGCCGGCGAGGCCGCCGACCGGATCGAGTCGTCGAACGCGGACAACGAGGTGTACCGGGCGTGGCGGGACATGACCGACGTGCTCGATGTCGACCGACCGGCCTCCTCGACGCCGGCGGAGTTCGCGACCGCCGCAGTCGACGCCGGCGTCGACGAGGAGCCGGTGACCGCGCTCACCGAGGTCTTCGAACGCGTGCGCTACGGCGGCGAGGACGCGACCGACGACCGCGAGCGCCGCGCCGTCGAGGCGCTGCGCCGGATCGAGGAACGGCACGGGGGCGACTCGTGAGCCGCAAACCGACCGGCGTCGCGGCCGCGGTCGAGCGCCGCGCCGAGCCCGACGGAGGTGACGCGTAGTGCGCCCGCTCGCGGTCGTCGGGGTGTTGGCGGTCGTCGTCGGCCTCCTCGCGGCGCTCGACCGCGGCATCGCGGCCGCAATCTCTCCGACCTCGGCCGTCGTCACGCTGATCGGCGTCCTCGGCGTGGTCCAGGGGGTCCGCTACGCGAACGCGCGCCGCGACCGCCGGCGACTGCTGACCGACCCCGGCGAGCCGGAGCGGCGCGCGCCGGCGGCGGTGCCCGGGTCCGACCTCGACGAGCGAATCGCGCGGGTCGCCAGCCCGGCGCCGGGCGGCTACCGCGACCGCAGGGACCTCCGCGACCGGGTCCGGGAGGTCGCGGTCGACGCCGTGGCTCGCGATCGCAACTGCTCGCCGGAGGCCGCGGCGACCGCCGTCGACGACGGGACGTGGTCGGACGACCCCGTCGCAACCGCGTTCTTCGACACGGGGACCGCGTACCCGCTCCGGGTCCGCCTGTCGGCCGGGGTCCGGGGGCGCTCGAACTACTGGTACGGCCTCCGGGCCGCGATCGACGAGATCGAGCGGGTCGAGGGGGGAGAGCCGTGAGCGATCCCGGGAACGCAGCGGTCGCGTCCGAATCGGACGCGTCGACGCTCGATGAGGCCGAGACGGGCGAGCCGGATCAGGGCGAGGGAGGCGAACCGGATCGGGACGAGGGAGGCGAACCGGATCGGGACGAGGGAGGCGAACCGAACGCGGACGACGCCGACGCGGCCGAAGGCGCAGGCGACGCGGCAGAAGGCGCAGGCGACGCGGCAGAAGGCGCAGACGACGCGGCCGAAGGAGCTTCCGAGACCCCGACCGATCGCGAGCGCCGGCGCGAGGTCGCGACCGACCGCTGGCTGGGGATCGCGGGCGCGGCGCTGGCGCTGGTCGGCCTCGGGGTGCTCGTCCGGCAGCCGTCGCTGGTGCTCGCCGGCGCGGTCGGCGTCGGCTACGCCGTGTACGCGCGGGCGGGCGACGCGCCGACGCCGACGCTCTCGGTGACGCGGTCCGTGAGCAACGAGGCGCCGGCCCCCGGCGACGAGGTGCGCGTGACCGTCCGCGCCGAGAACGTCGGGGAGACGGCGGTCCCGGACCTCCGCCTCGTCGACGGCGTCCCGCCCGGGTTAGCGGTCGTCGACGGCCCGGCGCGGGTCGCGACGGCGCTGCGGCCCGGGACCGCGGTGACGTTCGAGTACACCGTGCGCGCGGCGCGGGGCGACCACGAGTGGGAGCCGCTGACCGCGATCACGCGCGACGCGGCCGGGGCGCGCGAG is a window encoding:
- a CDS encoding L-lactate permease, which encodes MTSVLTLAFVGVVPIAVAFVLLAGLRWSAARAMGVGWLLAGGIGLTYWRMELDWLIASAVYGAFQAVDIILIVFGAILLMNYLEGSGAIATIRWYFGQIEEDRRIQVLLIGLGFMTIIEGAAGFGTPGALAAPLFIGLGFPPLAAAVFGLFFNAPNPPFGAAGTPVIGGTGAVIEPALSGSVSVGEFLSMVSAWSGVVTGVTYVFWGLLGVFFLTYWFGDADGGRSLGGAVRDTLPIAPFALLLGVVTGGTQLVIAWFVGPALPDIAAGFVVLGVGLLLANNNILVPDREWDFPSDSQWSDTWLGGLDLDEISRDQPNKEMSVLLAWTPYLLVALALLVTRWPDLTVAGTGVLAWIQSFTVGIDSILGTELGYTLQYLYLPGTMPFIPIAVLTGLIHKMDLDEMGAAWRRSVEQVAPAALTLIIAVSMTQVMIQSQTNTAGLLGMMEALSRALAIGAGGLLPMISPWIGAIGSFMTGSNTSSNILFSVLQYNAAETVGLSRTIVVSLQNVGGGLGNMVSVLNVAAICGVVGITGREGDLLRKAIVPMALFALFAGLFGMLLSYVLVPGLF
- a CDS encoding DUF7550 family protein, translated to MDDHSHEPDPDKRVTAPMQEFGSREVGIGAAVTLVGLLIAYAVPFLATF
- a CDS encoding ABC transporter ATP-binding protein — its product is MASTEPVGTTRSAESDDATAEGSEDSAVEHRASAASDDESSAGADPVLSLSDVTKAFGPETAVDDVSLDVRSGELLTFLGPSGCGKTTTLRTIAGLEEPTEGEIALGDEVVAGDGSFVPPERRDVGIVFQNFALFPHLTVRENIAFGLGDADAEESEARVDELLELVEMTDHGEKTPDQLSGGQKQRVALARSLAPEPEVLLLDEPFSNLDVRLRVEMREEVRRILKAAGVTAVSVTHDQEEALSISDRVAVMNDGKIEQVGRPESVFERPESKFVASFLGRASFLEGELRDGKVDTGIGRFDAVTLEGYDTVYDGAPVDVLVRPDDLRATPASPELADGVVTSRQYVGPSFVYRVELDSGEAVHCLHNHVEEFDLDEPVSLELTADHPLAWYPR
- the purL gene encoding phosphoribosylformylglycinamidine synthase subunit PurL, with translation MSLSDADHELVTAELGREPTAAEAALFENLWSEHCAYRSSRPLLSAFDSEGDQVVVGPGDDAAVLALPEPDAADAPAAERDADDYGDTYVTFGVESHNHPSFVDPFDGAATGVGGIVRDTMSMGAYPIGLLDSLYFGGFDRERSRYLFEGVVEGISHYGNCIGVPTVGGSVAFHGGYEGNPLVNVACVGVTNEDRLVTATAQEPGNKLVLVGNGTGRDGLGGASFASEDLAEDAETEDRPAVQVGDPYAEKRLIECNEALVDEDLVLSARDLGAAGLGGASSELVAKGGLGARIDLDRVHQREPNMNAMEILLAESQERMCYEVDPDDVDRVAALAERFDLGCSVIGEVTDGNYVCEFAGDADADPADREVVVDAPAEFLADGAPMNDLASEPPSEPDRDLPDDEPPLDEAVAAVLSAPSTASKRWVYRQYDHEVGTRTAVKPGDDAALLAIRETEPEDGGGADDAGSDDSADGVGLALASGANPKWTAVAPYEGARAVAVENATNLAATGAVPLAAVDCLNGGNPEKPDVYGAFEGIVDGLADACAALDTPVVGGNVSLYNDSVEGPIPPTPTLAVLGTTRGYDAPPAALDADRAADSELLLVGAGGDALGGSEYLAHAGGSDRFPTLPDESGAADDLGGLVASLAAAARHESTLAAHDVSEGGLAVALAELITDDAGVDTTLPDRVAAFDETPGRLLVQTTDPEAVAAAVGDLPVFRLGDVTTDGALSLTVGDESVALSADAVRDRRDVIERELA
- a CDS encoding MBL fold metallo-hydrolase, which translates into the protein MKRIQLGNTVFEGANDVYLLDGEATALVDTGVALPDVREELVDGLAEYGRSFADIDAVVLTHWHPDHAGLAGEIQAEGGADVYVHEADAALVDGTETPLFADRDLQRETFERWGMPDADRERLTDFFAAVSTDLSGEPADVTTFEDGDAIEAGGVELEALHLPGHTAGLTGFAFDPRTVPDHDPVAGADATEEAFTGDALLPKYTPNVGGADVRVEGALAAYAESLARIVARDFDAAHPGHRWRIDEPSRRAATILDHHRHRTRRVIEVLADREAATAWEVSAALFGSLEDIHVLHGPGEAFSHLDHLADAGVVEPDGTAYRLVDPDPDVDALFPTTPLDDLVDGSDDA
- a CDS encoding DUF1102 domain-containing protein; this translates as MERRKFVVGLGALATGSAAATGTGAFSQASASRGVSVSVVSDNSAFATLLANDSGLENSEYAEQQNGKLELRFNENADVNSGGFLSDGTGLSTDSEYFFDNVFGYGSRIGDSVTAEIDWSGLDNPEHFVFYDIPQQGRPTEVNPDGDYTEGFPGTGSGSYVGVGVGIDTTGADLGSEWETGTVEITFEN
- a CDS encoding DUF4129 domain-containing protein; protein product: MKRDAMVAVAVALLALVALGVAAATLDTAVDTGSGGFGGGGGDAPSVGSDTGDPGVLSPTGEAGEFSASGLCFPSLREPPAVFALLVGLALMAGITYRDTASAFASVAVAGVMGAPIAVLFWVLSTCRSVAQSISISLGTGGNETGILPGGAAGGGFGSGEGAASAPQILFAVVVVAAVIASVAALLLAGGDDEADGDAGGRPDEADEEPPSLDAIGRTAGEAADRIESSNADNEVYRAWRDMTDVLDVDRPASSTPAEFATAAVDAGVDEEPVTALTEVFERVRYGGEDATDDRERRAVEALRRIEERHGGDS